Proteins encoded by one window of Paraburkholderia terrae:
- a CDS encoding 3-oxoacid CoA-transferase subunit B, which yields MKRLTRDEMAKRVAQDIPEGAYVNLGIGVPTLVANHLDANKEIFLHSENGLLGMGPAPAKGEEDDELINAGKQHVTLLTGGAFFHHSDSFAMMRGGHLDYCVLGAFQVSSKGDLANWHTGAPDAIPAVGGAMDLAIGAKQVFVMMEHQTKQGESKIVAECSYPVTGVGCVDRIYTDLAMIDVTKDGLVVREIFSDIDFAELEKLTGVALIDGTQQARAA from the coding sequence ATGAAACGACTGACCCGCGATGAAATGGCGAAGCGCGTCGCGCAGGACATTCCTGAAGGCGCTTACGTGAACCTCGGCATCGGCGTGCCGACGCTGGTGGCGAATCACCTCGACGCCAACAAGGAAATCTTCCTGCACAGCGAGAATGGCCTGCTCGGCATGGGCCCGGCGCCCGCGAAAGGCGAGGAAGACGACGAGCTGATCAACGCCGGCAAGCAGCACGTCACGCTGCTGACGGGCGGCGCGTTCTTCCACCACTCCGATTCGTTCGCGATGATGCGCGGCGGCCATCTCGACTACTGCGTGCTCGGCGCGTTCCAGGTGTCGTCGAAGGGCGATCTTGCGAACTGGCACACGGGCGCACCCGATGCGATTCCCGCTGTCGGCGGCGCGATGGATCTGGCTATCGGCGCGAAGCAGGTGTTCGTGATGATGGAGCATCAGACCAAGCAGGGCGAAAGCAAGATCGTCGCCGAATGCTCGTACCCGGTGACGGGCGTCGGTTGCGTGGACCGCATCTACACCGACCTCGCGATGATCGACGTGACGAAGGACGGCCTCGTCGTGCGCGAAATCTTCTCGGATATCGACTTCGCGGAACTGGAGAAGCTGACGGGCGTCGCGCTGATCGACGGCACGCAGCAGGCTCGCGCGGCCTGA
- a CDS encoding 3-carboxy-cis,cis-muconate cycloisomerase yields the protein MLEASARLTGLICGTQPMNDIWSPRATLQRMLDVEAALARASAAHGVIPQSAVAAIEATCRADKLDADALGRDAALGGNLAIPLVKQLTARVKDADAEASKFVHWGATSQDIIDTATVLQLRDSFDLLDGALSSTCNAVASLAQQHRATPMIGRTWLQQALPITLGLKFAQWLDALLRHRERLDTLRERVLVLQFGGAAGTLASLRDKGGVVAAALAKELNLEMPAVPWHTQRDRIAETASFFGMLIGTLGKIARDISLQMQTELGELGEPVAAGKGGSSTMPHKRNPVGCAAVLTAAARAPGLIATVFGGMVQEHERALGGWQAEWDALPDLARLAGGALANIEQIAQGLEVNVERLAANLEVTHGLILGEAVMLALGDKIGRMDAHHLVEHASKEAVKSGKTLFDVLAADGAVTQHLPVEQLRRLLDPAHYVGSAHAFVDAVLALHTARKARVNQHQE from the coding sequence ATGCTAGAAGCTAGCGCTCGCTTGACTGGCCTGATCTGCGGCACGCAGCCGATGAACGACATCTGGTCGCCGCGCGCGACGCTGCAACGGATGCTCGACGTCGAAGCGGCGCTGGCGCGCGCATCGGCGGCCCATGGCGTGATTCCGCAATCGGCCGTTGCCGCCATCGAGGCGACCTGCCGTGCCGACAAGCTCGACGCCGACGCGCTCGGACGCGACGCCGCGCTCGGCGGCAATCTCGCGATTCCCCTCGTCAAGCAACTGACCGCGCGCGTCAAGGACGCCGACGCGGAAGCGTCGAAGTTCGTCCATTGGGGCGCGACGAGCCAGGACATCATCGATACGGCGACCGTGCTGCAACTGCGCGATTCGTTCGATCTGCTCGACGGCGCGTTGTCGTCCACCTGCAATGCGGTTGCCTCACTTGCGCAGCAACATCGCGCGACGCCGATGATCGGCCGCACGTGGCTGCAACAGGCGCTGCCTATCACGCTCGGTTTGAAGTTCGCCCAATGGCTCGACGCGCTGCTGCGCCATCGCGAGCGGCTCGACACGTTGCGCGAGCGCGTGCTCGTGCTGCAATTCGGCGGCGCGGCCGGGACGCTCGCGAGTTTGCGCGACAAGGGCGGCGTGGTTGCCGCCGCGCTGGCGAAAGAATTGAATCTGGAGATGCCCGCTGTGCCGTGGCACACGCAGCGCGACCGCATCGCCGAAACGGCGTCGTTCTTCGGCATGCTGATCGGTACGCTCGGCAAGATTGCGCGCGATATCTCGCTGCAAATGCAGACCGAACTCGGCGAACTGGGCGAGCCGGTTGCCGCCGGCAAAGGCGGCTCGTCGACGATGCCGCACAAGCGCAACCCGGTCGGCTGCGCAGCCGTGCTGACGGCGGCGGCGCGCGCGCCGGGCCTTATCGCAACGGTGTTCGGCGGCATGGTGCAGGAACACGAGCGCGCGCTCGGCGGCTGGCAGGCCGAATGGGACGCGCTGCCTGATCTTGCACGTCTCGCGGGCGGCGCGCTGGCGAACATCGAACAGATCGCGCAGGGACTCGAAGTGAATGTAGAGCGGCTTGCGGCGAATCTCGAGGTGACGCATGGTCTGATTCTCGGCGAAGCGGTGATGCTCGCGCTCGGCGACAAGATCGGCCGGATGGATGCGCATCATCTCGTCGAGCATGCGTCGAAAGAGGCTGTGAAGAGCGGCAAGACGCTCTTCGACGTGCTGGCTGCCGATGGGGCCGTCACTCAACATCTGCCCGTCGAGCAACTCAGACGTCTGCTCGATCCGGCGCATTACGTGGGCAGCGCGCACGCTTTCGTGGACGCCGTGCTGGCTCTTCATACCGCGCGCAAAGCACGCGTGAACCAACATCAGGAGTAA
- the pcaD gene encoding 3-oxoadipate enol-lactonase produces the protein MPYAAVNGIELHYRIDGDRHGNAPWLVLSNSLGTDLSMWTPQVAEFAKHFRVLRYDTRGHGHSEAPKGPYSIEQLTGDVIGLLDTLKIARANFCGISMGGLTGVGLAARYADRIDRVVLCNTAARIGSPEVWVPRAARARTEGMLALSDAVLPRWFTAEFIAREPLVFNYVRDVFVHTDKEGYALNCEAINATDLRPETPGIKAPALVISGTHDLAATPAQGRELAAAIPGARYVELDASHISNIEVSDMFTKTVLDFLKGQR, from the coding sequence ATGCCTTACGCCGCAGTCAATGGCATCGAGCTTCACTACCGGATCGACGGCGACCGGCACGGCAACGCGCCGTGGCTCGTGCTGTCGAATTCGCTCGGCACCGACCTGTCGATGTGGACGCCGCAGGTTGCCGAATTCGCGAAACACTTTCGCGTGCTGCGTTACGACACGCGCGGCCACGGCCATTCGGAAGCGCCGAAGGGACCGTATTCAATCGAGCAATTGACGGGCGACGTGATCGGCCTGCTCGATACGTTGAAGATCGCGCGCGCGAATTTCTGCGGCATTTCGATGGGCGGTTTGACGGGCGTCGGCCTGGCGGCGCGCTACGCGGACCGCATCGATCGCGTTGTGCTTTGTAATACGGCGGCGCGCATCGGCTCGCCGGAAGTATGGGTGCCGCGCGCGGCGCGGGCGCGCACGGAAGGCATGCTCGCGTTGTCGGATGCTGTGTTGCCGCGTTGGTTCACGGCGGAGTTCATTGCACGCGAGCCGCTCGTGTTCAATTATGTGCGCGACGTTTTCGTACACACCGACAAGGAAGGTTATGCGCTGAATTGCGAAGCGATCAACGCGACCGATCTGCGGCCTGAGACGCCTGGCATCAAGGCGCCCGCGCTTGTGATTTCGGGTACGCATGATCTCGCCGCGACGCCGGCGCAAGGGCGCGAACTGGCGGCGGCGATTCCGGGTGCGCGGTATGTCGAACTGGATGCGTCGCATATCTCGAACATCGAAGTTTCCGACATGTTCACGAAGACCGTGCTCGATTTTCTGAAGGGGCAGCGATGA
- the pcaC gene encoding 4-carboxymuconolactone decarboxylase, with translation MNDDQRYEAGMGVRRAVLGDAHVDRSLVNRTEVTEEFQNFITRYAWGEIWTRDGLPRHTRSLLTIAMMVALNRSEELALHLRAARNNGVTRDQVKEVLLQTAIYCGVPAANSAFHLADKVFKEQDQEGSATA, from the coding sequence ATGAACGACGATCAACGATACGAAGCGGGCATGGGCGTGCGCCGCGCGGTGCTGGGCGATGCGCATGTGGACCGGTCGCTGGTGAATCGCACGGAAGTGACGGAGGAGTTTCAGAATTTCATCACGCGGTATGCGTGGGGTGAGATCTGGACTCGCGATGGGTTGCCGCGGCATACGCGTAGTTTACTGACTATTGCGATGATGGTCGCGCTGAATCGCAGCGAGGAGCTTGCTCTGCATTTGCGCGCCGCGCGGAATAATGGGGTGACGCGGGATCAGGTGAAAGAAGTTCTGTTGCAGACTGCTATTTATTGTGGGGTGCCTGCGGCGAATTCTGCTTTTCATCTGGCTGATAAGGTTTTTAAGGAGCAGGACCAGGAGGGCAGTGCCACGGCGTAG
- a CDS encoding ABC transporter permease, with protein sequence MLPNLLVQLINGLADASALFLVAAGLSLIFGVTRIVNFAHGSFYMLGVYVAYSIASRFGTSSVIGFWLSMLASALVIGILGALVEFVVLRRIYKAPELFHLLATFALVLIFRDAALAIWGPQDLFGPRAPHLSGAVELLGHQLPTWDIALIMIGPLVLLLLWYALTRTRWGTLVRAATQDREMLGALGINQAWLFTGVFFVGAFLAGLGGALQGPRMSANLSLDLETIGNAFVVVVVGGMGSIPGAFIAALLIAEIKALCIGIGHVSLFGVDLSLSRFTLVAEFVVMAVVLVVRPWGLLGRATSTVRTAAPAEMPLKPAGKQLKWLAACVLAVLVLAPLAAGAFPYMPVLLVEILIAVLFAASLHFIMGPGGMHSFGHAAYFGLGAYGAALFLKVLDLPMEAALVLGPLLAVLGALVFGWFCVRLSGVYLAMLTLAFAQIVWSVVYQWDDVTGGSNGILGLWPSNWLSTPVAYYYLTLACAVLGVWLLRRMLFSPLGFAMRASRDSALRAEAIGIDTKRVQWAAFVIASLFCGLAGSLYAFSKGTISPEVISVSRSVDGLVMVLLGGIQTLTGPVAGAALFTWLQDTVARQTDYWQALLGLAILLLVIAFPQGIVGFVRERFERDEAQAGRGQ encoded by the coding sequence ATGCTCCCCAACCTGCTAGTCCAATTGATCAACGGACTCGCCGACGCCTCGGCGCTCTTTCTCGTCGCAGCGGGCCTGTCGCTGATCTTCGGCGTCACGCGCATCGTCAACTTCGCGCACGGCTCGTTCTACATGCTGGGCGTCTACGTGGCCTACAGCATCGCGAGCCGCTTCGGCACGAGCAGCGTCATCGGCTTCTGGCTGTCGATGCTCGCCTCGGCGCTCGTGATCGGCATACTCGGCGCGCTCGTCGAATTCGTCGTGCTGAGGCGCATCTACAAGGCACCCGAACTGTTCCACCTGCTAGCGACATTCGCACTCGTGCTGATCTTCCGCGACGCCGCACTCGCGATCTGGGGCCCGCAGGACCTGTTCGGCCCGCGCGCGCCGCATCTGTCCGGCGCCGTCGAACTGCTCGGCCATCAACTGCCGACATGGGACATCGCGTTGATCATGATCGGGCCCCTCGTGCTGCTGTTGCTGTGGTACGCGTTGACGCGCACGCGCTGGGGCACGCTCGTGCGCGCGGCGACGCAGGATCGCGAGATGCTCGGCGCGCTCGGCATCAACCAGGCGTGGCTGTTCACGGGCGTGTTCTTCGTCGGCGCGTTTCTCGCAGGGCTTGGCGGCGCACTGCAAGGGCCACGCATGTCGGCGAATCTGTCGCTCGATCTCGAAACGATCGGCAATGCGTTCGTCGTCGTCGTGGTCGGCGGGATGGGCTCGATTCCGGGTGCGTTCATCGCGGCGCTGCTGATCGCGGAGATCAAGGCGCTGTGCATCGGCATCGGACATGTGTCGCTGTTCGGCGTCGACCTTTCGTTGAGCCGCTTCACGCTCGTCGCGGAGTTCGTCGTGATGGCCGTGGTGCTCGTCGTGCGGCCGTGGGGCCTGCTGGGACGAGCGACGTCGACGGTTCGCACGGCGGCGCCCGCGGAAATGCCATTGAAGCCCGCAGGCAAGCAGCTCAAGTGGCTCGCGGCATGCGTGCTGGCCGTGCTCGTGCTCGCGCCGCTCGCCGCCGGCGCGTTTCCGTACATGCCCGTGCTGCTCGTCGAAATTCTGATTGCCGTGCTGTTCGCGGCGAGCCTGCACTTCATCATGGGACCGGGCGGCATGCATTCGTTCGGTCATGCCGCGTACTTCGGCCTCGGCGCGTACGGCGCAGCACTCTTTCTGAAAGTGCTCGATCTGCCGATGGAAGCCGCGCTCGTTCTCGGGCCGCTCCTCGCCGTGCTCGGCGCGCTGGTGTTCGGCTGGTTCTGCGTGCGACTGTCGGGCGTGTATCTGGCGATGCTCACGCTCGCGTTCGCGCAGATCGTCTGGTCCGTCGTGTATCAGTGGGATGACGTGACGGGCGGCAGCAACGGCATTCTCGGACTATGGCCGTCGAACTGGCTGTCGACGCCCGTTGCCTACTACTACCTGACGCTGGCGTGCGCAGTGCTTGGCGTGTGGCTGCTGCGTCGCATGCTGTTCTCGCCGCTTGGATTTGCGATGCGCGCGTCCCGCGATTCGGCGTTGCGCGCGGAGGCCATCGGCATCGACACGAAACGCGTGCAATGGGCCGCGTTCGTGATTGCGTCGCTGTTTTGCGGGCTCGCTGGCTCGCTGTATGCGTTTTCCAAAGGCACGATCTCACCGGAAGTGATCAGCGTGAGCCGTTCCGTCGACGGACTCGTGATGGTGCTGCTCGGCGGCATCCAGACGTTGACGGGGCCTGTCGCGGGCGCGGCGCTGTTCACGTGGCTGCAGGATACCGTCGCGCGTCAGACCGACTACTGGCAGGCGCTGCTCGGCCTCGCGATCCTGTTGCTTGTGATTGCGTTTCCACAAGGCATCGTGGGGTTCGTGCGCGAGCGCTTCGAGCGCGATGAAGCACAAGCAGGACGCGGCCAATGA
- a CDS encoding ABC transporter ATP-binding protein: protein MSLLRVSNLSMSFGGVKAVDDVSFDVRPGELLALIGPNGAGKSTCFNIVNGQLRPTHGSVMFDGHELVGMRPRDIWRRGVGRTFQVAATFNSMTVLENVQMALVSREKRLYGLWKPAASHFEDEALALLDQVGMTAHAQRACSVLAYGDVKRVEMAIALANRPKLLLMDEPTAGMAPQERTELMALTKRLSAERHIGVLFTEHSMDVVFSSADRIIVLARGKLIAQGDADTIRNDANVQAVYFGTGKTFQPRAALSRDGGESHTEPRT, encoded by the coding sequence ATGAGCCTTCTGCGCGTATCGAATCTGTCGATGTCGTTCGGTGGCGTGAAAGCCGTCGACGACGTTTCGTTCGACGTGAGGCCCGGCGAACTGCTCGCCTTGATCGGCCCGAACGGCGCGGGCAAATCGACGTGCTTCAACATCGTGAACGGACAACTGCGTCCGACGCACGGCTCGGTGATGTTCGACGGACACGAACTCGTCGGCATGCGTCCGCGTGATATCTGGCGACGCGGCGTCGGTCGCACGTTCCAGGTCGCGGCGACCTTCAACTCGATGACCGTGCTTGAAAACGTGCAGATGGCGCTCGTATCGCGCGAAAAGCGCCTATACGGATTGTGGAAACCGGCGGCGTCGCACTTCGAGGATGAGGCGCTGGCGCTGCTCGATCAGGTCGGCATGACGGCGCATGCGCAACGCGCGTGCAGCGTGCTTGCCTATGGCGACGTGAAGCGTGTCGAGATGGCTATCGCGCTCGCGAACCGACCAAAGCTTCTTCTGATGGACGAGCCGACGGCGGGCATGGCGCCGCAGGAACGGACCGAACTGATGGCGCTGACGAAGCGTCTTTCCGCCGAGCGCCATATCGGCGTGCTGTTCACCGAACACAGCATGGACGTCGTATTTTCCAGCGCGGACCGGATCATCGTGCTTGCGCGCGGCAAGCTGATTGCGCAGGGCGACGCGGACACGATACGCAATGACGCCAACGTGCAGGCCGTCTACTTCGGCACGGGCAAGACGTTCCAGCCGCGCGCGGCGTTATCGCGCGATGGCGGCGAGTCACACACGGAGCCGCGCACATGA
- a CDS encoding ABC transporter ATP-binding protein yields the protein MNAPLLKVDRLNAFYGRAQILFDVSLEVGRGEVVALMGRNGAGKSTTMKSIMGLMARREGAIHFDGADISALPPHRIARMGLGYVPEDRRVFSGLTVMENLDTGRQPARVGAPAWTPDKLFELFPNLGEMPQRLGGQMSGGEQQMLTVSRTLMGNPYLVLLDEPSEGVAPVIVEQMANMILELKREGLSILLSEQNFHFAELVSDRAYVLEKGQIRFGGAMRELAGDEGVRRAYLGV from the coding sequence ATGAACGCACCACTGCTGAAAGTCGACAGACTGAATGCGTTCTACGGGCGCGCGCAAATCCTCTTCGACGTGAGCCTCGAAGTGGGGCGCGGCGAAGTTGTCGCGCTGATGGGCCGTAACGGCGCAGGCAAATCGACGACGATGAAGTCGATCATGGGGTTGATGGCGCGTCGTGAAGGCGCGATTCATTTCGACGGGGCCGATATTTCTGCGTTGCCGCCGCATCGGATTGCCCGGATGGGGCTCGGTTATGTGCCTGAAGATCGCCGCGTGTTCTCTGGTCTCACTGTGATGGAGAATCTCGACACGGGGCGGCAGCCCGCGCGCGTGGGGGCGCCTGCGTGGACGCCCGACAAGCTCTTCGAGCTGTTTCCGAATCTCGGTGAGATGCCGCAGCGGCTTGGCGGGCAGATGAGCGGTGGCGAGCAGCAGATGCTTACTGTGTCGCGGACGTTGATGGGGAATCCTTATCTTGTGCTGCTCGACGAGCCGTCGGAAGGTGTCGCGCCTGTGATCGTCGAGCAGATGGCTAATATGATTCTTGAGCTGAAGCGCGAGGGGTTGTCCATTCTTCTGTCTGAGCAGAACTTTCATTTCGCTGAGTTGGTCAGTGACCGCGCTTACGTGCTCGAAAAAGGTCAGATTCGGTTTGGTGGCGCGATGCGCGAACTTGCGGGGGATGAGGGTGTGAGGAGGGCGTATCTGGGGGTTTGA
- a CDS encoding ABC transporter substrate-binding protein → MTSHAAWISRIAASLAVSLTALSASAQQTIKIGEINSYKAQPAFLMPYKNGWNLALDQVNATGGVLGKKLEVVSRDDNANPGDTIRVAQELIAREQVQLLFGGYLSNTGLALTDFAKQKRMFFLAAEPLTDKIVWADGNKYTYRLRPSTYMQVAMLAPEAAKLKKKRWALVYPNYEYGQSAAATFKKLLKAAQPDVEFVTEQATPLGNLDAGSTVQALADAKPDAIFNVLFSADLGKFVREGNTRGLFKDRSVVSLLTGEPDYLDTLGAEAPVGWIVTGYPWYSIDTPANKKFVADYEAKYHDYPRLGSVVGYAALMSIANGIKKAGSTDPDKLAAAFKGLNVDTPFGPITYRPQDNQSTMGAFVGVTALKDGKGVMTSYRYIDGASVQPSDAEVKKLRPAD, encoded by the coding sequence ATGACCTCGCACGCAGCATGGATATCCCGCATTGCCGCTTCACTAGCCGTCTCGCTGACGGCCCTCAGCGCTTCCGCCCAACAGACCATCAAGATCGGCGAAATCAACAGCTACAAGGCACAACCCGCCTTCCTGATGCCCTATAAAAACGGCTGGAACCTCGCACTAGATCAGGTAAACGCAACCGGCGGCGTGCTAGGCAAAAAACTCGAAGTCGTCTCACGCGACGACAACGCGAACCCCGGCGACACGATCCGCGTCGCGCAAGAACTCATCGCCCGCGAGCAGGTGCAACTGCTATTCGGCGGCTATCTGTCGAACACGGGCCTCGCGCTAACGGACTTCGCGAAGCAGAAGCGCATGTTCTTCCTCGCCGCCGAGCCGCTCACCGACAAGATCGTCTGGGCCGACGGCAACAAGTACACATACCGCCTGCGTCCTTCCACCTACATGCAGGTAGCGATGCTCGCACCCGAAGCGGCAAAGCTGAAGAAAAAACGCTGGGCGCTCGTGTACCCGAACTATGAATACGGCCAGTCGGCGGCGGCGACATTCAAGAAGCTGCTGAAGGCCGCGCAACCCGACGTCGAGTTCGTCACCGAACAGGCAACCCCGCTCGGCAACCTGGACGCCGGCTCGACTGTGCAGGCGCTCGCCGACGCAAAGCCCGACGCGATCTTCAACGTGCTGTTCAGCGCGGACCTCGGCAAGTTCGTTCGCGAAGGCAATACGCGCGGGCTCTTCAAGGACCGCAGCGTCGTGTCGCTGCTGACGGGCGAGCCGGACTATCTCGACACGCTCGGCGCAGAAGCGCCCGTCGGCTGGATCGTGACGGGCTACCCGTGGTATTCCATCGATACGCCCGCCAACAAGAAGTTCGTCGCGGACTACGAAGCGAAGTATCACGACTATCCGCGCCTCGGTTCGGTGGTCGGCTATGCGGCGCTGATGTCGATTGCGAACGGCATCAAGAAGGCGGGCTCAACCGATCCCGACAAGCTCGCAGCCGCGTTCAAGGGCTTGAATGTCGATACGCCGTTCGGGCCGATCACGTATCGACCGCAGGATAACCAGTCGACGATGGGCGCGTTCGTCGGCGTGACCGCGCTGAAGGACGGCAAGGGTGTGATGACGTCGTACCGTTATATCGACGGCGCGAGCGTGCAGCCGTCCGACGCCGAAGTGAAGAAACTGCGTCCCGCGGACTGA
- a CDS encoding DUF6496 domain-containing protein: MPDKATLKRAAADKRAGKSASTQAGEFVKEEIDHVREGKHGVKSAKQAIAIGLSKARRAGVALKQPKAGTTSAAARKKAAADTAAGQKKTPAAKHSAAKKATAKTASKTTAARRPSSESTAKRSRVAEAVLKRESGQGASKKALSKQTKAAAARRPAASRSAAAKKAAATKGAAGRSAAAKKAAHTRAARAHH; the protein is encoded by the coding sequence ATGCCTGATAAAGCAACCCTCAAGCGTGCCGCCGCCGACAAGCGCGCCGGCAAGTCGGCGAGCACTCAAGCCGGCGAGTTCGTGAAGGAAGAAATCGACCACGTGCGCGAAGGCAAGCACGGCGTCAAATCGGCGAAGCAGGCTATCGCGATCGGTCTGTCGAAGGCTCGCCGCGCGGGCGTCGCGCTGAAGCAGCCGAAGGCGGGAACGACGAGCGCAGCCGCGCGCAAGAAAGCCGCAGCGGACACGGCTGCGGGACAGAAGAAGACGCCTGCAGCGAAGCACTCAGCCGCGAAGAAGGCCACGGCGAAAACAGCTTCGAAGACCACGGCCGCACGCCGCCCGAGCAGCGAATCGACGGCGAAACGCTCGCGCGTTGCCGAGGCCGTGCTGAAACGCGAAAGCGGGCAGGGCGCATCGAAGAAAGCGTTGTCGAAGCAGACCAAGGCAGCGGCAGCGCGCCGTCCGGCGGCGAGCCGCTCGGCTGCGGCGAAGAAGGCGGCTGCGACGAAGGGCGCGGCGGGCCGGTCGGCGGCCGCGAAGAAGGCTGCGCATACGCGGGCCGCGCGTGCGCATCATTGA
- a CDS encoding aspartate aminotransferase family protein produces the protein MTSRPVIDDLSNFWMPFTANRQFKSAPRLLESAKGMYYRSTDGRDVLDACAGLWCVNAGHGRDEIVAAVQKQAATLDFAPTFQMGHPLAFEAASKVAELMPEGLDRVFFTNSGSESVDTALKIALAYHRARGEGQRTRLIGRERGYHGVGFGGISVGGIAPNRKTFSGALLPSIDHLPHTHNLEHNAFSKGQPAWGAHLADELERIVALHDASTIAAVIVEPVAGSTGVLIPPQGYLQKLRDICTKHGILLIFDEVITGFGRLGAATASEYFGVKPDLLTMAKAINNASVPMGAVAASRTVHDTIVNAGAQGAIELFHGYTYSAHPLAAAACVATLDLYRSEGLFERAASMAPKFEAAVHALRDAKYVKDIRNLGMVAGVELEPRDGAPGARAYEAFVKCFEAGVLIRFTGDILAFSPPLIIDEAQIDQIFQTVRNALASIQ, from the coding sequence ATGACTTCGCGCCCTGTAATCGACGATCTGTCGAACTTCTGGATGCCGTTCACCGCCAACCGCCAGTTCAAGTCGGCGCCGCGCCTGCTGGAATCGGCCAAAGGCATGTACTACCGCTCGACCGACGGGCGCGACGTGCTCGACGCGTGCGCGGGCCTGTGGTGCGTGAACGCGGGTCACGGCCGCGACGAGATCGTCGCCGCCGTCCAGAAGCAGGCCGCGACGCTCGACTTCGCGCCGACCTTCCAGATGGGCCACCCGCTCGCGTTCGAAGCGGCGTCGAAAGTCGCGGAACTGATGCCCGAAGGGCTCGACCGCGTGTTCTTCACGAACTCCGGCTCGGAGTCGGTCGATACCGCGCTGAAGATCGCGCTCGCCTATCACCGCGCACGCGGCGAAGGACAGCGCACGCGCCTGATCGGCCGCGAGCGCGGTTATCACGGCGTGGGCTTCGGCGGCATTTCGGTCGGCGGCATTGCGCCGAACCGCAAGACGTTCTCGGGCGCGCTCCTGCCGTCCATCGATCACCTGCCGCACACGCACAACCTCGAACACAACGCGTTCTCGAAGGGCCAGCCGGCCTGGGGTGCGCATCTCGCCGACGAACTGGAGCGCATCGTCGCGCTGCACGACGCGTCGACGATTGCCGCGGTGATCGTCGAACCCGTGGCGGGCTCGACGGGCGTGCTGATTCCGCCGCAAGGCTATCTGCAGAAGCTGCGCGACATCTGCACGAAGCACGGCATCCTGCTGATTTTCGACGAAGTGATCACGGGCTTTGGGCGTCTCGGCGCTGCGACGGCCAGCGAATATTTCGGCGTGAAGCCCGACCTGCTGACGATGGCCAAGGCGATCAACAACGCCTCCGTGCCGATGGGCGCCGTCGCGGCGAGCCGCACGGTGCATGACACGATCGTCAACGCCGGCGCGCAAGGCGCGATCGAGCTGTTCCACGGGTATACGTACTCGGCGCACCCGCTCGCCGCCGCCGCCTGCGTGGCGACGCTCGACCTGTATCGCAGCGAAGGGCTGTTCGAGCGCGCGGCATCGATGGCGCCGAAGTTCGAAGCCGCCGTTCACGCGCTGCGCGACGCGAAGTACGTGAAGGACATCCGCAACCTCGGCATGGTCGCAGGCGTCGAACTGGAGCCGCGCGACGGCGCGCCGGGCGCCCGCGCTTACGAGGCGTTCGTCAAGTGCTTCGAGGCGGGCGTGCTGATCCGCTTCACGGGCGACATCCTGGCTTTCTCGCCGCCGCTGATCATCGACGAAGCGCAGATCGACCAGATCTTCCAGACCGTCCGCAACGCGCTGGCTTCGATCCAGTAA